In Chiloscyllium plagiosum isolate BGI_BamShark_2017 chromosome 35, ASM401019v2, whole genome shotgun sequence, a genomic segment contains:
- the LOC122540588 gene encoding Na(+)/H(+) exchange regulatory cofactor NHE-RF3-like isoform X4, with translation MKEQNGIEDTKALSPTIPVWQGLTWCTTDYETRANIPQGLSSGEYFHHWQTQDCNTVMVPSGHGSSVIRKFTFNPKEGIDNPALVICDDVELSISLKPRVCVLNKKDKEVFGFYLREENGKLGHIIRNVKPGSYAQYAGLFDADRVLEVNGEYVDNTEHFKVVEKIRLSGNKVTFLVVDGTTYEDAKMRNLNVAELIQSDIQAPCDKPRMCYVERGPNGFGFELCSSQGAKAPFTLSAHSKGPAEKGGVKSEDTLIEVNGVNVEDCTYLQVEKLMKQSGDSVTLLVADQRTHAYYQSKGIRIIPAMACFKHLPFKPRKLYLVKGSCGYGFLLKTERKLSGTYDDVEGQMESKQTTESRLPLEQAPPSLCHSTAQQATGPKARLCHLVKGSSGYGFQIYCITDEPGIYIQEVIPEDVGYKAGLRDGDMVIEVNGMNIEKVCYEDVLEKIKEKQHEVTLLVMNKKDYWYCKDNDLPISRESEDHETSKAESMEKRIVSSTSIRKKTNKTIKQDNNAHLVNKVSQLKDSNSFC, from the exons CACTATTCCTGTTTGGCAAGGATTGACCTGGTGCACAACTGATTATGAAACAAGGGCAAACATTCCACAGGGTCTCAGCAGTGGTGAGTATTTCCACCACTGGCAAACACAAGATTGTAACACAGTGATGGTGCCATCGGGACATGGTTCATCTGTAATAAG GAAATTTACTTTTAATCCAAAGGAAGGGATCGATAATCCTGCCTTGGTCATTTGTGACGACGTGG AATTGTCAATCTCACTCAAGCCCAGAGTCTGTGTTTTGAATAAGAAGGATAAGGAAGTGTTTGGTTTCTACTTGCGAGAGGAGAATGGGAAGCTGGGACatatcatcaggaatgtgaagccAGGCAGCTATGCTCAGTACGCTGGGCTCTTTGATGCTGACAGGGTATTAGAGGTAAATGGGGAGTACGTGGACAACACCGAACATTTCAAG GTGGTAGAGAAAATAAGGCTGAGTGGGAACAAAGTCACCTTTCTGGTTGTTGATGGGACTACCTATGAAGATGCAAAAATGAGGAATCTGAACGTTGCAGAGCTTATACAGTCTGATATCCAGGCCCCTTGTGACAAACCACGAATGTGTTATGTGGAAAGAGGCCCAAATGGGTTTGGCTTTGAACTGTGCTCTTCCCAAG GTGCCAAGGCTCCATTTACATTGAGCGCCCATTCCAAAGGACCTGCAGAGAAAGGTGGAGTGAAGTCAGAGGACACACTGATTGAGGTTAATGGAGTCAACGTGGAAGATTGCACCTATCTACAAGTCGAGAAACTG ATGAAACAAAGTGGAGACTCAGTAACTTTATTGGTGGCTGATCAGAGGACACATGCTTACTATCAATCCAAAGGCATCAGGATTATTCCAGCTATGGCCTGCTTCAAACACTTGCCATTCAAGCCACGAAAATTGTATTTGGTGAAAGGAAGTTGTGGCTATGGATTCCTGTTGAAAACCGAGAGAAAACTGTCAGGGACGTATG ATGATGTTGAAGGACAAATGGAATCGAAACAGACAACTGAGAGCCGTCTGCCACTTGAACAAGCTCCCCCATCTCTGTGCCACTCCACAGCTCAACAAGCAACTGGTCCCAAAGCAAGGCTTTGCCATTTGGTGAAGGGCTCCTCCGGATATGGATTTCAAATTTACTGCATCACAGATGAGCCTGGAATTTATATCCAAGAG GTTATCCCTGAAGATGTTGGATACAAAGCGGGACTCCGGGATGGTGATATGGTGATTGAGGTAAATGGAATGAACATAGAGAAGGTCTGCTATGAAGATGTTCTTGAGAAGATAAAAGAAAAACAGCATGAAGTGACTCTTCTCGTCATGAATAAAAAGGATTATTGGTACTGCAAGGATAACGACCTCCCAATTAGCAGAGAATCAGAAGACCATGAAACCAGCAAAGCTGAGAGTATGGAGAAAAGGATTGTCTCCAGCACTAGCATcaggaaaaaaacaaataaaaccatCAAACAAGACAACAATGCTCATCTTGTTAACAAG
- the LOC122540588 gene encoding Na(+)/H(+) exchange regulatory cofactor NHE-RF3-like isoform X3, which translates to MDYKRGIEDTKALSPKFTFNPKEGIDNPALVICDDVELSISLKPRVCVLNKKDKEVFGFYLREENGKLGHIIRNVKPGSYAQYAGLFDADRVLEVNGEYVDNTEHFKVVEKIRLSGNKVTFLVVDGTTYEDAKMRNLNVAELIQSDIQAPCDKPRMCYVERGPNGFGFELCSSQGAKAPFTLSAHSKGPAEKGGVKSEDTLIEVNGVNVEDCTYLQVEKLMKQSGDSVTLLVADQRTHAYYQSKGIRIIPAMACFKHLPFKPRKLYLVKGSCGYGFLLKTERKLSGTYAQSLWEVDAGSPAERCGMKEGDHLLAVNRESIEGLHHDAVVRKIRESGNQATFIVISSEEDNYFTSLGLSPLICLKDDVEGQMESKQTTESRLPLEQAPPSLCHSTAQQATGPKARLCHLVKGSSGYGFQIYCITDEPGIYIQEVIPEDVGYKAGLRDGDMVIEVNGMNIEKVCYEDVLEKIKEKQHEVTLLVMNKKDYWYCKDNDLPISRESEDHETSKAESMEKRIVSSTSIRKKTNKTIKQDNNAHLVNKVSQLKDSNSFC; encoded by the exons GAAATTTACTTTTAATCCAAAGGAAGGGATCGATAATCCTGCCTTGGTCATTTGTGACGACGTGG AATTGTCAATCTCACTCAAGCCCAGAGTCTGTGTTTTGAATAAGAAGGATAAGGAAGTGTTTGGTTTCTACTTGCGAGAGGAGAATGGGAAGCTGGGACatatcatcaggaatgtgaagccAGGCAGCTATGCTCAGTACGCTGGGCTCTTTGATGCTGACAGGGTATTAGAGGTAAATGGGGAGTACGTGGACAACACCGAACATTTCAAG GTGGTAGAGAAAATAAGGCTGAGTGGGAACAAAGTCACCTTTCTGGTTGTTGATGGGACTACCTATGAAGATGCAAAAATGAGGAATCTGAACGTTGCAGAGCTTATACAGTCTGATATCCAGGCCCCTTGTGACAAACCACGAATGTGTTATGTGGAAAGAGGCCCAAATGGGTTTGGCTTTGAACTGTGCTCTTCCCAAG GTGCCAAGGCTCCATTTACATTGAGCGCCCATTCCAAAGGACCTGCAGAGAAAGGTGGAGTGAAGTCAGAGGACACACTGATTGAGGTTAATGGAGTCAACGTGGAAGATTGCACCTATCTACAAGTCGAGAAACTG ATGAAACAAAGTGGAGACTCAGTAACTTTATTGGTGGCTGATCAGAGGACACATGCTTACTATCAATCCAAAGGCATCAGGATTATTCCAGCTATGGCCTGCTTCAAACACTTGCCATTCAAGCCACGAAAATTGTATTTGGTGAAAGGAAGTTGTGGCTATGGATTCCTGTTGAAAACCGAGAGAAAACTGTCAGGGACGTATG CTCAGTCTTTGTGGGAAGTGGATGCTGGAAGTCCAGCAGAGAGATGTGGGATGAAGGAAGGAGACCATCTGCTGGCTGTAAACAGGGAGAGCATTGAGGGACTACATCATGATGCGGTGGTGAGGAAGATCAGGGAAAGTGGCAATCAAGCCACCTTCATAGTCATCAGTTCCGAAGAAGATAATTATTTCACATCT ttggGTTTGTCCCCTTTAATTTGTTTGAAAGATGATGTTGAAGGACAAATGGAATCGAAACAGACAACTGAGAGCCGTCTGCCACTTGAACAAGCTCCCCCATCTCTGTGCCACTCCACAGCTCAACAAGCAACTGGTCCCAAAGCAAGGCTTTGCCATTTGGTGAAGGGCTCCTCCGGATATGGATTTCAAATTTACTGCATCACAGATGAGCCTGGAATTTATATCCAAGAG GTTATCCCTGAAGATGTTGGATACAAAGCGGGACTCCGGGATGGTGATATGGTGATTGAGGTAAATGGAATGAACATAGAGAAGGTCTGCTATGAAGATGTTCTTGAGAAGATAAAAGAAAAACAGCATGAAGTGACTCTTCTCGTCATGAATAAAAAGGATTATTGGTACTGCAAGGATAACGACCTCCCAATTAGCAGAGAATCAGAAGACCATGAAACCAGCAAAGCTGAGAGTATGGAGAAAAGGATTGTCTCCAGCACTAGCATcaggaaaaaaacaaataaaaccatCAAACAAGACAACAATGCTCATCTTGTTAACAAG
- the LOC122540588 gene encoding Na(+)/H(+) exchange regulatory cofactor NHE-RF3-like isoform X5: protein MKEQNGIEDTKALSPTIPVWQGLTWCTTDYETRANIPQGLSSGEYFHHWQTQDCNTVMVPSGHGSSVIRKFTFNPKEGIDNPALVICDDVELSISLKPRVCVLNKKDKEVFGFYLREENGKLGHIIRNVKPGSYAQYAGLFDADRVLEVNGEYVDNTEHFKVVEKIRLSGNKVTFLVVDGTTYEDAKMRNLNVAELIQSDIQAPCDKPRMCYVERGPNGFGFELCSSQGAKAPFTLSAHSKGPAEKGGVKSEDTLIEVNGVNVEDCTYLQVEKLMKQSGDSVTLLVADQRTHAYYQSKGIRIIPAMACFKHLPFKPRKLYLVKGSCGYGFLLKTERKLSGTYAQSLWEVDAGSPAERCGMKEGDHLLAVNRESIEGLHHDAVVRKIRESGNQATFIVISSEEDNYFTSLGLSPLICLKDDVEGQMESKQTTESRLPLEQAPPSLCHSTAQQATGPKARLCHLVKGSSGYGFQIYCITDEPGIYIQEGVYRLSLKMLDTKRDSGMVIW from the exons CACTATTCCTGTTTGGCAAGGATTGACCTGGTGCACAACTGATTATGAAACAAGGGCAAACATTCCACAGGGTCTCAGCAGTGGTGAGTATTTCCACCACTGGCAAACACAAGATTGTAACACAGTGATGGTGCCATCGGGACATGGTTCATCTGTAATAAG GAAATTTACTTTTAATCCAAAGGAAGGGATCGATAATCCTGCCTTGGTCATTTGTGACGACGTGG AATTGTCAATCTCACTCAAGCCCAGAGTCTGTGTTTTGAATAAGAAGGATAAGGAAGTGTTTGGTTTCTACTTGCGAGAGGAGAATGGGAAGCTGGGACatatcatcaggaatgtgaagccAGGCAGCTATGCTCAGTACGCTGGGCTCTTTGATGCTGACAGGGTATTAGAGGTAAATGGGGAGTACGTGGACAACACCGAACATTTCAAG GTGGTAGAGAAAATAAGGCTGAGTGGGAACAAAGTCACCTTTCTGGTTGTTGATGGGACTACCTATGAAGATGCAAAAATGAGGAATCTGAACGTTGCAGAGCTTATACAGTCTGATATCCAGGCCCCTTGTGACAAACCACGAATGTGTTATGTGGAAAGAGGCCCAAATGGGTTTGGCTTTGAACTGTGCTCTTCCCAAG GTGCCAAGGCTCCATTTACATTGAGCGCCCATTCCAAAGGACCTGCAGAGAAAGGTGGAGTGAAGTCAGAGGACACACTGATTGAGGTTAATGGAGTCAACGTGGAAGATTGCACCTATCTACAAGTCGAGAAACTG ATGAAACAAAGTGGAGACTCAGTAACTTTATTGGTGGCTGATCAGAGGACACATGCTTACTATCAATCCAAAGGCATCAGGATTATTCCAGCTATGGCCTGCTTCAAACACTTGCCATTCAAGCCACGAAAATTGTATTTGGTGAAAGGAAGTTGTGGCTATGGATTCCTGTTGAAAACCGAGAGAAAACTGTCAGGGACGTATG CTCAGTCTTTGTGGGAAGTGGATGCTGGAAGTCCAGCAGAGAGATGTGGGATGAAGGAAGGAGACCATCTGCTGGCTGTAAACAGGGAGAGCATTGAGGGACTACATCATGATGCGGTGGTGAGGAAGATCAGGGAAAGTGGCAATCAAGCCACCTTCATAGTCATCAGTTCCGAAGAAGATAATTATTTCACATCT ttggGTTTGTCCCCTTTAATTTGTTTGAAAGATGATGTTGAAGGACAAATGGAATCGAAACAGACAACTGAGAGCCGTCTGCCACTTGAACAAGCTCCCCCATCTCTGTGCCACTCCACAGCTCAACAAGCAACTGGTCCCAAAGCAAGGCTTTGCCATTTGGTGAAGGGCTCCTCCGGATATGGATTTCAAATTTACTGCATCACAGATGAGCCTGGAATTTATATCCAAGAG GGTGTTTATAGGTTATCCCTGAAGATGTTGGATACAAAGCGGGACTCCGGGATGGTGATATGGTGA
- the LOC122540588 gene encoding Na(+)/H(+) exchange regulatory cofactor NHE-RF3-like isoform X1 — MKEQNGIEDTKALSPTIPVWQGLTWCTTDYETRANIPQGLSSGEYFHHWQTQDCNTVMVPSGHGSSVIRKFTFNPKEGIDNPALVICDDVELSISLKPRVCVLNKKDKEVFGFYLREENGKLGHIIRNVKPGSYAQYAGLFDADRVLEVNGEYVDNTEHFKVVEKIRLSGNKVTFLVVDGTTYEDAKMRNLNVAELIQSDIQAPCDKPRMCYVERGPNGFGFELCSSQGAKAPFTLSAHSKGPAEKGGVKSEDTLIEVNGVNVEDCTYLQVEKLMKQSGDSVTLLVADQRTHAYYQSKGIRIIPAMACFKHLPFKPRKLYLVKGSCGYGFLLKTERKLSGTYAQSLWEVDAGSPAERCGMKEGDHLLAVNRESIEGLHHDAVVRKIRESGNQATFIVISSEEDNYFTSLGLSPLICLKDDVEGQMESKQTTESRLPLEQAPPSLCHSTAQQATGPKARLCHLVKGSSGYGFQIYCITDEPGIYIQEVIPEDVGYKAGLRDGDMVIEVNGMNIEKVCYEDVLEKIKEKQHEVTLLVMNKKDYWYCKDNDLPISRESEDHETSKAESMEKRIVSSTSIRKKTNKTIKQDNNAHLVNKVSQLKDSNSFC, encoded by the exons CACTATTCCTGTTTGGCAAGGATTGACCTGGTGCACAACTGATTATGAAACAAGGGCAAACATTCCACAGGGTCTCAGCAGTGGTGAGTATTTCCACCACTGGCAAACACAAGATTGTAACACAGTGATGGTGCCATCGGGACATGGTTCATCTGTAATAAG GAAATTTACTTTTAATCCAAAGGAAGGGATCGATAATCCTGCCTTGGTCATTTGTGACGACGTGG AATTGTCAATCTCACTCAAGCCCAGAGTCTGTGTTTTGAATAAGAAGGATAAGGAAGTGTTTGGTTTCTACTTGCGAGAGGAGAATGGGAAGCTGGGACatatcatcaggaatgtgaagccAGGCAGCTATGCTCAGTACGCTGGGCTCTTTGATGCTGACAGGGTATTAGAGGTAAATGGGGAGTACGTGGACAACACCGAACATTTCAAG GTGGTAGAGAAAATAAGGCTGAGTGGGAACAAAGTCACCTTTCTGGTTGTTGATGGGACTACCTATGAAGATGCAAAAATGAGGAATCTGAACGTTGCAGAGCTTATACAGTCTGATATCCAGGCCCCTTGTGACAAACCACGAATGTGTTATGTGGAAAGAGGCCCAAATGGGTTTGGCTTTGAACTGTGCTCTTCCCAAG GTGCCAAGGCTCCATTTACATTGAGCGCCCATTCCAAAGGACCTGCAGAGAAAGGTGGAGTGAAGTCAGAGGACACACTGATTGAGGTTAATGGAGTCAACGTGGAAGATTGCACCTATCTACAAGTCGAGAAACTG ATGAAACAAAGTGGAGACTCAGTAACTTTATTGGTGGCTGATCAGAGGACACATGCTTACTATCAATCCAAAGGCATCAGGATTATTCCAGCTATGGCCTGCTTCAAACACTTGCCATTCAAGCCACGAAAATTGTATTTGGTGAAAGGAAGTTGTGGCTATGGATTCCTGTTGAAAACCGAGAGAAAACTGTCAGGGACGTATG CTCAGTCTTTGTGGGAAGTGGATGCTGGAAGTCCAGCAGAGAGATGTGGGATGAAGGAAGGAGACCATCTGCTGGCTGTAAACAGGGAGAGCATTGAGGGACTACATCATGATGCGGTGGTGAGGAAGATCAGGGAAAGTGGCAATCAAGCCACCTTCATAGTCATCAGTTCCGAAGAAGATAATTATTTCACATCT ttggGTTTGTCCCCTTTAATTTGTTTGAAAGATGATGTTGAAGGACAAATGGAATCGAAACAGACAACTGAGAGCCGTCTGCCACTTGAACAAGCTCCCCCATCTCTGTGCCACTCCACAGCTCAACAAGCAACTGGTCCCAAAGCAAGGCTTTGCCATTTGGTGAAGGGCTCCTCCGGATATGGATTTCAAATTTACTGCATCACAGATGAGCCTGGAATTTATATCCAAGAG GTTATCCCTGAAGATGTTGGATACAAAGCGGGACTCCGGGATGGTGATATGGTGATTGAGGTAAATGGAATGAACATAGAGAAGGTCTGCTATGAAGATGTTCTTGAGAAGATAAAAGAAAAACAGCATGAAGTGACTCTTCTCGTCATGAATAAAAAGGATTATTGGTACTGCAAGGATAACGACCTCCCAATTAGCAGAGAATCAGAAGACCATGAAACCAGCAAAGCTGAGAGTATGGAGAAAAGGATTGTCTCCAGCACTAGCATcaggaaaaaaacaaataaaaccatCAAACAAGACAACAATGCTCATCTTGTTAACAAG
- the LOC122540588 gene encoding Na(+)/H(+) exchange regulatory cofactor NHE-RF3-like isoform X2, with product MKEQNGIEDTKALSPKFTFNPKEGIDNPALVICDDVELSISLKPRVCVLNKKDKEVFGFYLREENGKLGHIIRNVKPGSYAQYAGLFDADRVLEVNGEYVDNTEHFKVVEKIRLSGNKVTFLVVDGTTYEDAKMRNLNVAELIQSDIQAPCDKPRMCYVERGPNGFGFELCSSQGAKAPFTLSAHSKGPAEKGGVKSEDTLIEVNGVNVEDCTYLQVEKLMKQSGDSVTLLVADQRTHAYYQSKGIRIIPAMACFKHLPFKPRKLYLVKGSCGYGFLLKTERKLSGTYAQSLWEVDAGSPAERCGMKEGDHLLAVNRESIEGLHHDAVVRKIRESGNQATFIVISSEEDNYFTSLGLSPLICLKDDVEGQMESKQTTESRLPLEQAPPSLCHSTAQQATGPKARLCHLVKGSSGYGFQIYCITDEPGIYIQEVIPEDVGYKAGLRDGDMVIEVNGMNIEKVCYEDVLEKIKEKQHEVTLLVMNKKDYWYCKDNDLPISRESEDHETSKAESMEKRIVSSTSIRKKTNKTIKQDNNAHLVNKVSQLKDSNSFC from the exons GAAATTTACTTTTAATCCAAAGGAAGGGATCGATAATCCTGCCTTGGTCATTTGTGACGACGTGG AATTGTCAATCTCACTCAAGCCCAGAGTCTGTGTTTTGAATAAGAAGGATAAGGAAGTGTTTGGTTTCTACTTGCGAGAGGAGAATGGGAAGCTGGGACatatcatcaggaatgtgaagccAGGCAGCTATGCTCAGTACGCTGGGCTCTTTGATGCTGACAGGGTATTAGAGGTAAATGGGGAGTACGTGGACAACACCGAACATTTCAAG GTGGTAGAGAAAATAAGGCTGAGTGGGAACAAAGTCACCTTTCTGGTTGTTGATGGGACTACCTATGAAGATGCAAAAATGAGGAATCTGAACGTTGCAGAGCTTATACAGTCTGATATCCAGGCCCCTTGTGACAAACCACGAATGTGTTATGTGGAAAGAGGCCCAAATGGGTTTGGCTTTGAACTGTGCTCTTCCCAAG GTGCCAAGGCTCCATTTACATTGAGCGCCCATTCCAAAGGACCTGCAGAGAAAGGTGGAGTGAAGTCAGAGGACACACTGATTGAGGTTAATGGAGTCAACGTGGAAGATTGCACCTATCTACAAGTCGAGAAACTG ATGAAACAAAGTGGAGACTCAGTAACTTTATTGGTGGCTGATCAGAGGACACATGCTTACTATCAATCCAAAGGCATCAGGATTATTCCAGCTATGGCCTGCTTCAAACACTTGCCATTCAAGCCACGAAAATTGTATTTGGTGAAAGGAAGTTGTGGCTATGGATTCCTGTTGAAAACCGAGAGAAAACTGTCAGGGACGTATG CTCAGTCTTTGTGGGAAGTGGATGCTGGAAGTCCAGCAGAGAGATGTGGGATGAAGGAAGGAGACCATCTGCTGGCTGTAAACAGGGAGAGCATTGAGGGACTACATCATGATGCGGTGGTGAGGAAGATCAGGGAAAGTGGCAATCAAGCCACCTTCATAGTCATCAGTTCCGAAGAAGATAATTATTTCACATCT ttggGTTTGTCCCCTTTAATTTGTTTGAAAGATGATGTTGAAGGACAAATGGAATCGAAACAGACAACTGAGAGCCGTCTGCCACTTGAACAAGCTCCCCCATCTCTGTGCCACTCCACAGCTCAACAAGCAACTGGTCCCAAAGCAAGGCTTTGCCATTTGGTGAAGGGCTCCTCCGGATATGGATTTCAAATTTACTGCATCACAGATGAGCCTGGAATTTATATCCAAGAG GTTATCCCTGAAGATGTTGGATACAAAGCGGGACTCCGGGATGGTGATATGGTGATTGAGGTAAATGGAATGAACATAGAGAAGGTCTGCTATGAAGATGTTCTTGAGAAGATAAAAGAAAAACAGCATGAAGTGACTCTTCTCGTCATGAATAAAAAGGATTATTGGTACTGCAAGGATAACGACCTCCCAATTAGCAGAGAATCAGAAGACCATGAAACCAGCAAAGCTGAGAGTATGGAGAAAAGGATTGTCTCCAGCACTAGCATcaggaaaaaaacaaataaaaccatCAAACAAGACAACAATGCTCATCTTGTTAACAAG